The following are from one region of the Mycolicibacterium diernhoferi genome:
- a CDS encoding TetR/AcrR family transcriptional regulator — MPTRTATVRDRLIDAAEVCLHAKGIRATTVSEVAETAGVSRGWLYRHFPDKVTLLGAAIVRLNEAYWSQAHAVLGHIQGLDHQIVAGIRHGRTAYDDPGALLMKLRIAEPEEFAACAGAGVQGLVPDLANFWTGYLIAARDNGEIHPDTVIAEASEWVARVVISLATVPGDTLDPNDPAQLLSHIRRYLIPALRTDPAA; from the coding sequence GTGCCGACCCGCACGGCCACCGTCCGCGACCGCCTGATCGATGCGGCCGAGGTGTGCCTGCACGCCAAGGGCATCCGCGCCACCACCGTCTCCGAGGTGGCCGAGACGGCCGGGGTGTCCCGGGGTTGGCTGTACCGGCACTTCCCGGACAAGGTGACGCTGCTGGGCGCGGCCATCGTGCGCCTCAACGAGGCCTACTGGTCGCAGGCGCACGCAGTCCTGGGGCATATACAGGGCCTCGACCACCAGATCGTCGCGGGCATCAGGCACGGCCGCACCGCCTACGACGACCCGGGCGCGCTGCTGATGAAGCTGCGGATCGCCGAACCCGAGGAGTTCGCGGCCTGCGCGGGCGCCGGCGTGCAGGGCCTGGTGCCCGATCTGGCCAACTTCTGGACCGGCTACCTCATCGCGGCCCGCGACAACGGCGAGATCCACCCCGACACCGTCATCGCCGAGGCGTCGGAATGGGTTGCCCGCGTGGTGATCTCACTGGCGACCGTGCCGGGCGACACGCTCGATCCGAACGATCCCGCTCAGTTGCTCAGCCACATCCGGCGGTATCTGATCCCGGCGCTGCGCACCGATCCGGCGGCCTGA
- the fadD1 gene encoding fatty-acid--CoA ligase FadD1, producing MPDTLQQLLRTRADGDTPAVKFGDDVWTWREHIADARRQAAALIALADAARPLHVGALLGNSPDMLTALAAAGLGGYVLCGINTTRRGEALARDIARVDTQILLTDAAHRRLLDGLDLPGVTVLDTSGAHWAQLLAQAPDLAPHRECTPDDTFMMIFTSGTSGEPKAVEVPHSTVLFAGSALVQRYGLDSRDTCYLAMPLFHSNAVYAGWSVAVGAGAAMAPASFSASSFLPDIRRYGATYMNYVGKPLAYILATPEQPGDADNPLRVAFGNEAADRDIEAFGRRFGCTVWDGFGSTETAVIITRPDDCPPGSIGQGFPGVAIYNPETLTECAAARFDAHGALLNAEAATGELVNTSGSGLFRGYYNDPAATGERMRGGIYWSGDLAYRDEQGWIYLAGRTGDWMRVDGENLTAAPIERILLRLPEVAVVAVYPVPDEHVGDQVMAAMVLQDGAELTPAGFAEFIAAQPDLSPKARPRYVWIAEELPSTATNKILKRELIARGTDPRGRSLWEWSGQDYRPAR from the coding sequence ATGCCGGACACACTGCAACAACTGCTGCGCACCCGGGCGGACGGCGACACCCCGGCGGTCAAATTCGGCGACGACGTCTGGACGTGGCGCGAACACATCGCCGACGCCCGCCGCCAGGCCGCCGCACTCATCGCGCTCGCCGATGCCGCGCGGCCGTTGCATGTGGGGGCCCTGCTGGGGAACTCGCCCGACATGCTCACCGCGCTGGCCGCCGCCGGCCTGGGTGGCTACGTGCTGTGCGGCATCAACACCACCCGCCGCGGCGAGGCCCTGGCCCGGGACATCGCCAGGGTCGACACCCAGATCCTGCTCACCGACGCCGCACACCGCCGGCTGCTGGACGGCCTCGACCTGCCCGGCGTCACGGTGCTCGACACCTCCGGCGCTCACTGGGCGCAACTGCTGGCGCAGGCCCCCGACCTGGCGCCGCACCGCGAATGCACTCCCGACGACACCTTCATGATGATCTTCACCTCCGGCACCAGCGGTGAGCCCAAGGCCGTCGAGGTGCCGCACTCGACCGTGCTGTTCGCCGGCAGCGCTCTTGTCCAGCGCTACGGCCTCGACAGCCGGGACACCTGTTACCTGGCCATGCCGCTGTTCCATTCGAACGCCGTCTACGCGGGCTGGAGCGTCGCCGTCGGCGCCGGCGCCGCCATGGCGCCCGCCAGTTTCTCCGCCTCCTCGTTCCTGCCGGACATCCGCCGCTACGGCGCGACCTACATGAACTACGTCGGAAAACCGCTGGCCTACATCCTGGCCACCCCCGAACAACCCGGTGACGCCGACAACCCGTTGCGCGTCGCATTCGGCAACGAGGCCGCCGACCGCGACATCGAGGCCTTCGGGCGGCGATTCGGCTGCACCGTATGGGACGGATTCGGGTCCACCGAGACCGCGGTGATCATCACCCGGCCGGACGACTGCCCGCCCGGCTCGATCGGCCAGGGTTTCCCGGGCGTGGCCATCTACAACCCCGAGACCCTGACCGAGTGCGCTGCCGCAAGGTTCGATGCCCACGGCGCGCTGCTCAACGCCGAAGCCGCGACGGGGGAGTTGGTCAACACCAGTGGGAGCGGACTGTTCCGCGGGTACTACAACGACCCCGCCGCGACCGGCGAACGGATGCGCGGCGGCATCTACTGGTCCGGCGACCTGGCCTACCGCGACGAACAGGGCTGGATCTACCTGGCCGGACGCACCGGGGACTGGATGCGGGTGGACGGGGAGAACCTGACCGCGGCGCCCATCGAGCGGATCCTGCTGCGCCTGCCCGAGGTCGCCGTGGTCGCCGTCTACCCGGTCCCCGACGAGCACGTCGGCGACCAGGTGATGGCCGCGATGGTGCTGCAGGACGGGGCCGAACTCACCCCCGCCGGCTTCGCGGAGTTCATCGCCGCCCAGCCCGACCTGTCACCGAAAGCGCGGCCACGCTACGTCTGGATCGCCGAGGAGCTGCCCAGCACCGCGACCAACAAGATCCTCAAGCGCGAACTCATCGCCCGCGGCACCGATCCGCGCGGACGCAGCCTGTGGGAGTGGTCCGGTCAGGATTACCGTCCGGCCCGCTGA
- the thrC gene encoding threonine synthase → MSGTAAAGPVHKAWPGLIEAYRDRLPDAKDWTPVTLLEGGTPLIHAKRLSEQTGCTVYLKVEGLNPTGSFKDRGMTMAVTDAIARGQQAVLCASTGNTSASAAAYASRGGITCAVLIPQGKIAMGKLAQAVMHGAKIIQVEGNFDDCLELARKLTADYPTIGLVNSVNPVRIEGQKTAAFEIIDVLGTAPDVHSLPVGNAGNITAYWRGYREYHRDGLSDRLPRMLGTQAAGAAPLVSGQPVRNPETIATAIRIGSPASWNSAVEAQEQSGGRFLAATDEEILAAYRLVAAAEGVFVEPASAASIAGLLKSIEDGWVKPGSTVVCTVTGNGLKDPDTALRGMPEVTPIPVDPAAVVAHLGLG, encoded by the coding sequence ATGAGTGGCACAGCGGCCGCCGGGCCGGTGCACAAGGCGTGGCCGGGCCTGATCGAGGCCTACCGGGATCGGCTGCCCGACGCGAAGGACTGGACTCCGGTCACCCTGCTGGAGGGCGGTACCCCGCTGATCCACGCCAAGCGGCTGTCCGAGCAGACCGGCTGCACCGTGTATCTGAAGGTGGAGGGTCTCAACCCCACCGGTTCCTTCAAGGACCGCGGCATGACGATGGCGGTGACCGACGCGATCGCGCGCGGTCAGCAGGCCGTGCTGTGCGCATCCACCGGAAACACCTCGGCCTCGGCGGCGGCCTACGCCTCCCGCGGCGGGATCACCTGCGCGGTGCTGATTCCGCAGGGCAAGATCGCCATGGGCAAGCTCGCGCAGGCGGTCATGCACGGCGCCAAGATCATTCAGGTCGAAGGTAACTTCGACGACTGCCTGGAACTGGCCCGCAAACTGACCGCGGACTACCCGACCATCGGGCTGGTCAACTCGGTGAACCCGGTGCGCATCGAAGGGCAGAAGACCGCCGCGTTCGAGATCATCGACGTGCTGGGCACCGCGCCGGATGTGCACTCGCTGCCGGTCGGCAACGCCGGGAACATCACCGCCTACTGGCGCGGTTACCGCGAATACCACCGCGACGGTCTCTCCGATCGCCTGCCGCGCATGCTCGGAACGCAGGCCGCCGGAGCCGCGCCGCTGGTCAGTGGTCAGCCGGTGCGTAACCCGGAGACCATCGCGACCGCCATCCGGATCGGGTCGCCGGCGTCCTGGAACTCGGCGGTGGAGGCTCAGGAGCAGTCCGGGGGCCGCTTCCTGGCCGCCACCGACGAGGAGATCCTGGCCGCCTACCGGCTGGTGGCCGCGGCCGAGGGTGTGTTCGTCGAACCGGCGTCCGCGGCAAGTATTGCCGGCCTGCTCAAGTCGATCGAGGACGGTTGGGTCAAGCCGGGTTCCACCGTGGTGTGCACCGTCACCGGCAATGGCCTCAAGGACCCCGACACCGCGCTCAGGGGCATGCCCGAGGTGACTCCGATCCCGGTTGATCCGGCCGCCGTGGTGGCCCACCTGGGTCTGGGCTGA
- the thrB gene encoding homoserine kinase, whose translation MNRTLPAGLRASAVVAASSANLGPGFDSLGLALSLYDEIIVETTDSGLTIEVEGQGSGQVPLTADHLVVRAIRRGLDSAGLSVDGLNVVCRNVIPHSRGLGSSAAAVVGGLAVVNGFATQVDSPELTVAQLVQLSSEFEGHPDNAAAAVLGGAVVSWTVAGSDPARYDAAHLQLHPDIRLFPAVPETRSSTAATRGLLPEQVSHADARFNLARTAMLVVALTQRPDLLLEATDDRLHQAQRAPAMPASAEYLTLLRRSGVAAVLSGAGPAVIALTDGSDLPPEILEYGAANGFTVTEMSAGDAVRWNAETPAQTVSG comes from the coding sequence GTGAATCGAACTCTGCCGGCTGGGCTGCGAGCCAGCGCCGTCGTCGCGGCCTCCAGTGCCAACCTCGGTCCTGGCTTTGACAGCCTTGGTCTCGCACTGAGCCTGTACGACGAAATCATCGTCGAGACAACTGATTCCGGCCTCACCATCGAGGTCGAGGGGCAGGGTTCCGGGCAGGTGCCGCTGACCGCCGACCATCTGGTGGTGCGCGCGATCCGGCGCGGCCTGGACTCGGCCGGGCTCAGCGTCGACGGGCTGAATGTGGTGTGCCGCAACGTGATCCCGCACTCGCGGGGGCTCGGATCGTCTGCGGCGGCCGTGGTTGGTGGACTGGCCGTCGTCAACGGCTTTGCCACGCAGGTGGATTCGCCGGAGCTCACCGTCGCTCAGCTGGTGCAGTTGTCCTCGGAGTTCGAAGGTCACCCCGACAACGCGGCGGCCGCCGTGCTCGGCGGGGCGGTGGTCTCCTGGACCGTGGCCGGCAGCGACCCGGCCCGCTACGACGCCGCGCATCTGCAGTTGCATCCGGATATCCGGCTTTTCCCGGCGGTGCCGGAGACCCGGTCCTCGACCGCGGCCACCCGGGGCCTGCTGCCCGAACAGGTCAGCCACGCCGACGCGCGGTTCAATCTGGCGCGGACGGCGATGCTTGTGGTGGCGCTCACCCAGCGGCCGGATCTGCTGCTGGAGGCCACCGACGACCGGCTGCACCAGGCGCAGCGCGCGCCGGCGATGCCGGCCTCGGCGGAATATCTCACGCTGCTCCGGCGTTCTGGGGTGGCAGCGGTGCTTTCCGGTGCAGGACCAGCGGTGATTGCTCTCACCGACGGTTCGGACCTACCGCCCGAAATCCTCGAGTACGGCGCCGCGAATGGATTCACGGTGACCGAGATGTCGGCGGGAGACGCGGTTCGGTGGAACGCGGAAACCCCCGCCCAGACGGTGTCGGGGTAA
- the prfA gene encoding peptide chain release factor 1 produces the protein MTDTAPAIEALLAEHADLQTQLSDPALHSDAGAARRVGRRFAQISPIVSAYRKLEAARGDLEAARELAAEDAAFAAEVPELEAQVAELDARLTDLLAPRDPHDADDVVLEVKSGEGGEESALFAADLARMYIRYAERHGWTVTVLDETWSDLGGYKDATLTIASKGDSADGVWSRMKFEGGVHRVQRVPVTESQGRVHTSAAGVLVYPEPDDVEAVQIDESDLRIDVYRSSGKGGQGVNTTDSAVRITHLPTGIVVTCQNERSQLQNKARAMVVLAARLQALAEEQAAADASADRASQIRTVDRSERIRTYNYPENRIADHRINFKAHNLDQVLDGDMDALLDALAAADKQSRLQQA, from the coding sequence ATGACGGACACCGCCCCCGCGATCGAGGCGTTGCTGGCCGAGCACGCGGACCTGCAAACCCAGCTGTCCGATCCCGCCCTGCATTCCGATGCCGGTGCCGCCCGTCGGGTCGGGCGCCGGTTCGCGCAGATATCGCCGATCGTCTCGGCGTACCGCAAGCTGGAAGCGGCCCGCGGGGACCTCGAGGCCGCCCGCGAGCTGGCCGCCGAGGACGCCGCGTTCGCCGCCGAGGTGCCCGAGCTCGAGGCACAGGTGGCCGAGCTGGACGCCCGGCTGACCGACCTGCTGGCACCCCGTGATCCGCACGACGCCGACGACGTCGTGCTCGAGGTGAAATCGGGGGAGGGCGGCGAGGAATCGGCGCTGTTCGCCGCCGACCTGGCCCGGATGTACATCCGGTATGCCGAACGGCACGGCTGGACGGTCACCGTGCTCGACGAGACGTGGTCGGATCTGGGCGGCTACAAGGACGCCACGCTCACCATCGCGAGCAAGGGCGATTCCGCCGACGGGGTGTGGTCGCGGATGAAGTTCGAGGGCGGCGTGCACCGCGTACAGCGGGTGCCGGTGACCGAATCCCAAGGGCGCGTTCATACTTCGGCCGCGGGCGTGCTGGTCTACCCGGAACCCGACGATGTCGAGGCGGTCCAGATCGACGAATCGGATCTGCGCATCGACGTCTACCGGTCCTCCGGCAAGGGCGGTCAGGGCGTCAACACCACCGACTCGGCGGTGCGCATCACCCACCTGCCCACCGGCATCGTCGTCACCTGCCAGAACGAGCGCAGCCAGCTGCAGAACAAGGCGCGCGCCATGGTCGTGCTGGCTGCCCGCCTGCAGGCGTTGGCCGAGGAGCAGGCCGCCGCGGACGCCTCGGCGGACCGGGCCAGCCAGATCCGCACGGTCGACCGCAGTGAGCGGATCCGCACGTACAACTACCCGGAGAACCGGATCGCCGATCACCGGATCAACTTCAAGGCGCACAACCTCGACCAGGTGCTCGACGGCGACATGGACGCGCTGCTGGATGCCTTGGCCGCCGCCGACAAGCAGTCCCGCCTGCAGCAGGCGTGA
- a CDS encoding homoserine dehydrogenase, producing the protein MTDQKSIGVAVLGLGNVGTEVVRIIEESAADLEARIGAPLELRGIGVRRVAEDRGVPVSLLTDDIDALVSRDDVDIVVELMGPVEPARKAIMTALQQGKSVVTANKALMAQSTGELAQAAEKARVDLYFEAAVAGAIPVIRPLTQSLAGDTVLRVAGIVNGTTNYILSAMNDTGADYADALADASALGYAEADPTADVEGYDAAAKAAILASIAFHTRVTADDVYREGITKVTAADFESAKALGCNIKLLAICERLTTGKGKQKVSARVYPALVPLDHPLAAVNGAFNAVVVEAEAAGRLMFYGQGAGGAPTASAVTGDLVMAARNRVQGGRGPRESKYAKLPIAPIGAIPTRYYVNMNVKDRPGVLSAVAAEFSKREVSIAEVRQESMTDDEGELSGARIVVVTHQATDSALSETVEALADLDVVQTINSVLRMEGTTA; encoded by the coding sequence ATGACAGACCAGAAATCGATCGGCGTGGCGGTGCTCGGACTGGGCAACGTCGGCACCGAGGTGGTCCGGATCATCGAGGAGAGCGCCGCGGACCTCGAGGCGCGTATCGGCGCCCCGCTGGAACTGCGCGGCATCGGCGTTCGCCGGGTGGCCGAGGACCGTGGTGTCCCGGTGAGCCTGCTCACCGATGACATCGATGCGCTGGTGTCCCGCGATGACGTCGACATCGTGGTGGAACTGATGGGGCCGGTGGAACCGGCCCGCAAGGCCATCATGACCGCCCTGCAGCAGGGCAAGTCCGTCGTCACCGCCAACAAGGCGCTGATGGCCCAGTCCACCGGTGAGCTCGCTCAGGCCGCCGAAAAGGCGCGCGTTGACCTGTATTTCGAGGCGGCGGTGGCCGGTGCGATCCCGGTCATCCGGCCCCTGACGCAGTCGCTGGCGGGTGACACGGTGCTGCGGGTGGCCGGCATCGTCAACGGCACCACCAATTACATCCTCTCGGCGATGAACGACACCGGCGCCGACTATGCCGACGCACTGGCCGACGCGAGCGCGCTCGGCTACGCCGAGGCCGACCCGACCGCCGACGTCGAGGGTTACGACGCCGCGGCCAAGGCGGCGATCCTGGCGTCCATCGCCTTCCACACCCGGGTGACCGCCGACGACGTCTACCGCGAAGGCATCACCAAGGTCACCGCCGCCGACTTCGAGTCGGCAAAGGCGTTGGGCTGCAACATCAAACTGCTCGCCATCTGCGAACGCCTCACCACCGGCAAGGGTAAGCAGAAGGTCTCGGCGCGGGTGTACCCGGCGCTGGTCCCGCTGGATCACCCGCTGGCGGCGGTCAACGGCGCCTTCAACGCGGTCGTCGTCGAAGCCGAGGCGGCCGGCCGGCTGATGTTCTACGGCCAGGGCGCCGGCGGTGCGCCGACGGCCTCGGCGGTGACCGGCGATCTGGTGATGGCGGCCCGTAACCGGGTGCAGGGCGGCCGCGGCCCCCGAGAGTCCAAGTACGCAAAGCTGCCGATCGCTCCGATCGGCGCCATCCCCACCCGGTACTACGTCAACATGAACGTCAAGGACCGCCCGGGCGTCTTGTCCGCTGTGGCAGCGGAATTCAGTAAGCGTGAGGTGAGCATCGCCGAGGTGCGCCAGGAGAGTATGACCGACGACGAGGGCGAGCTGTCCGGCGCCCGGATCGTCGTGGTAACCCACCAGGCCACCGATTCGGCGTTGTCGGAAACCGTTGAGGCGCTGGCCGATTTGGACGTGGTGCAGACCATCAACAGCGTGCTTCGTATGGAAGGGACAACAGCATGA
- the rho gene encoding transcription termination factor Rho encodes MTDTDLFTASESGETAAQSAAVTTTKAAPSAGVTRGGRSGSLTSMLLPDLRALAGEVGVKGTSGMRKSELIAAIKEHRGEGGAAAKAAPVKAAEAPAAAEAPAAAQADSGEAPQRTAAPRRERRGAARQSGAPESQKAQAGSDKAAGDNADAAKGGESKADENKAENKADANSGSSANDAAQESPRTERAERTERADNAGGGSDNRENRSRNADGGDQRDRNSDRNSGDRNSGGNNPNANNANNDDDEGRQGRRGRRFRDRKRRGERSGGDGGGGGDRDTELREDDVVQPVAGILDVLDNYAFVRTSGYLAGPNDVYVSMNMVRKNGLRRGDAVTGAVRVARDGESSGGGNNPRQKFNPLVRLDTVNGGPVENAKNRPDFQKLTPLYPNQRLRLETTPDRLTTRVIDLIMPIGKGQRALIVSPPKAGKTTIMQDIANAITKNNPECHLMVVLVDERPEEVTDMQRSVVGEVIASTFDRPPSDHTQAAELAIERAKRLVEQGKDVVVLLDSITRLGRAYNNASPASGRILSGGVDSTALYPPKRFLGAARNIEHGGSLTIIATAMVETGSTGDTVIFEEFKGTGNAELKLDRKIAERRVFPAVDVNPSGTRKDELLLGADEFAVVHKLRRVLSGLDPHQAIDLLMSQLRKTKTNYEFLVQVSKNTPGGNSDHD; translated from the coding sequence GTGACTGATACGGACCTCTTCACGGCAAGCGAGAGCGGCGAGACCGCCGCGCAATCTGCCGCCGTGACCACAACCAAAGCCGCGCCGAGCGCAGGCGTCACCCGCGGTGGCCGTTCCGGCTCGCTGACGTCGATGCTGCTCCCGGACCTGCGCGCCCTGGCGGGTGAAGTGGGTGTCAAGGGCACCTCGGGCATGCGTAAGAGCGAACTGATCGCCGCGATCAAGGAGCACCGGGGCGAGGGCGGTGCCGCCGCGAAGGCCGCACCGGTCAAGGCGGCCGAAGCGCCGGCCGCCGCCGAGGCTCCGGCCGCAGCGCAGGCCGATTCCGGCGAGGCCCCGCAGCGGACGGCCGCGCCACGCCGCGAGCGCCGCGGCGCCGCCCGCCAGTCGGGTGCACCGGAGAGCCAGAAGGCGCAGGCCGGCAGCGACAAGGCCGCCGGTGACAATGCCGACGCCGCCAAGGGCGGGGAGAGCAAGGCCGACGAGAACAAGGCCGAGAACAAGGCCGACGCGAACTCCGGAAGCTCCGCGAACGACGCCGCGCAGGAATCTCCGCGCACCGAGCGTGCCGAGCGCACCGAGCGTGCCGACAATGCCGGCGGTGGCTCCGACAACCGCGAGAACCGGTCCCGGAACGCCGACGGCGGGGATCAGCGTGACCGCAACAGCGATCGCAACAGCGGTGACCGCAACAGCGGCGGCAACAACCCGAACGCGAACAACGCCAACAACGATGACGACGAGGGCCGCCAGGGCCGTCGCGGCCGGCGGTTCCGCGACCGCAAGCGCCGCGGCGAGCGATCCGGTGGCGACGGCGGCGGGGGTGGCGACCGCGACACCGAACTGCGCGAAGACGACGTCGTCCAGCCGGTCGCCGGCATCCTCGACGTGCTGGACAACTACGCGTTCGTCCGGACGTCGGGCTACCTGGCCGGGCCGAACGACGTGTACGTGTCGATGAACATGGTGCGCAAGAACGGCCTGCGCCGCGGTGACGCGGTCACCGGGGCCGTGCGGGTGGCCCGGGACGGCGAGAGCAGCGGCGGCGGTAACAACCCGCGCCAGAAGTTCAATCCGCTGGTCCGGCTGGACACCGTCAACGGTGGCCCGGTCGAGAACGCCAAGAACCGGCCGGATTTCCAGAAGCTGACCCCGCTGTACCCGAACCAGCGGCTGCGCCTGGAGACCACGCCGGATCGTCTGACCACGCGCGTGATCGACCTGATCATGCCGATCGGTAAGGGTCAGCGCGCGCTGATCGTCTCGCCGCCCAAGGCCGGTAAGACGACGATCATGCAGGACATCGCGAACGCGATCACCAAGAACAACCCGGAATGCCACCTGATGGTGGTGCTCGTCGACGAGCGTCCGGAAGAGGTCACCGACATGCAGCGCTCGGTGGTCGGTGAGGTCATCGCCTCCACCTTCGACCGGCCGCCGTCAGATCACACCCAGGCCGCCGAGCTCGCCATCGAGCGGGCCAAGCGCCTGGTGGAGCAGGGCAAGGATGTCGTCGTCCTGCTCGACTCGATCACCCGACTGGGCCGCGCGTACAACAACGCGTCGCCGGCGTCGGGGCGCATCCTGTCCGGTGGTGTCGACTCGACCGCGCTGTACCCGCCCAAGCGGTTCCTCGGCGCGGCGCGCAACATCGAGCACGGCGGGTCGTTGACCATCATCGCCACGGCGATGGTCGAGACCGGTTCCACCGGTGACACCGTCATCTTCGAGGAGTTCAAGGGCACCGGTAACGCCGAGCTCAAGCTCGATCGCAAGATCGCCGAGCGCCGGGTGTTCCCGGCCGTCGATGTCAACCCGTCCGGTACCCGTAAGGACGAGCTGCTGCTCGGTGCCGACGAGTTCGCCGTCGTGCACAAGCTGCGCCGCGTGCTCAGCGGGCTGGATCCGCATCAGGCCATCGATCTGCTGATGAGCCAGCTGCGCAAGACCAAGACGAACTACGAGTTCCTGGTGCAGGTTTCCAAGAACACCCCCGGTGGAAACAGCGACCACGACTGA
- the rpmE gene encoding 50S ribosomal protein L31 encodes MKSGIHPNYVETTVVCGCGHSFTTHSTKESGHIVVEVCSQCHPFYTGKQKILDSGGRVARFEKRYGKRNTKAAADN; translated from the coding sequence ATGAAATCGGGTATTCACCCCAACTACGTCGAGACCACTGTGGTCTGCGGCTGTGGTCACAGCTTCACCACCCACAGCACCAAGGAGAGCGGCCACATCGTGGTCGAGGTCTGCTCGCAGTGCCACCCGTTCTACACCGGTAAGCAGAAGATCCTCGACAGCGGCGGCCGCGTGGCGCGCTTCGAGAAGCGCTACGGCAAGCGCAACACCAAGGCTGCTGCCGACAACTAG
- the prmC gene encoding peptide chain release factor N(5)-glutamine methyltransferase, whose amino-acid sequence MTDVGQAIADAAAALAAAGIDSARADAELLAAHVAGVDRGLLRFTEPAPDFLDRYRTLVGQRALRIPLQHLVGSAAFGPLTLAVGPGVFIPRPETEALLEWAHAVPVPVDGLIVDLCTGSGALALALATYRPDVRVIAVEQSGDALRYARANVAGSQVQLIQADVTAPDVLGDLAGSVDLVVSNPPYIPEGADLEPEVADHDPHAALFGGPDGMAVIAPIVDLVARLLRPGGQVGVEHDDTTSAATVDLFGAAGVFTDITARRDLAGRHRFVTAVRS is encoded by the coding sequence ATGACCGACGTCGGGCAGGCGATCGCCGATGCGGCTGCTGCGCTCGCGGCGGCCGGGATCGATTCGGCGCGCGCCGACGCCGAACTGCTGGCCGCGCACGTCGCCGGCGTCGACCGTGGACTGCTGCGGTTCACCGAGCCCGCGCCGGATTTCCTGGACCGTTACCGCACCCTCGTCGGGCAACGGGCGCTGCGGATTCCGCTGCAGCACCTGGTGGGCAGCGCCGCCTTCGGCCCGCTGACCCTGGCGGTCGGCCCCGGAGTGTTCATCCCGCGCCCGGAGACCGAGGCGCTGCTGGAGTGGGCGCACGCCGTGCCCGTCCCGGTCGACGGGTTGATCGTGGACCTGTGCACGGGTTCGGGCGCGCTGGCCCTGGCGCTGGCCACCTACCGCCCGGATGTCCGCGTCATCGCCGTCGAGCAGTCCGGGGATGCGCTGCGCTACGCCCGCGCCAACGTTGCGGGATCGCAGGTGCAACTGATCCAGGCCGACGTCACCGCACCCGATGTGCTCGGCGATCTGGCCGGCAGCGTGGACCTGGTGGTGTCCAACCCGCCCTACATCCCCGAGGGTGCGGACCTGGAACCCGAAGTGGCAGATCATGATCCGCACGCTGCGCTGTTCGGTGGCCCGGACGGCATGGCCGTCATCGCGCCCATCGTCGATCTGGTGGCGCGGTTGCTGCGCCCCGGGGGACAGGTGGGGGTGGAACACGACGACACCACCTCGGCGGCCACCGTGGACCTGTTCGGTGCCGCCGGGGTCTTCACCGACATCACGGCACGC